A region from the Paraurantiacibacter namhicola genome encodes:
- a CDS encoding ATP-dependent DNA helicase, which translates to MLAALPLPAIHASHAGTWLREANGETRSCGKGAAVNAAADTPLLVLNAPLVATRLGYPDLSGLDLLELYAFVHPAKFVVPTPKGLAQALDLPEAEGDADVPLLLQRAASRLLEHCEAEDWEEREGAWSSLQSLGRMRWPWAQVIAPHVRKPDRAEKWLFSTLPEWEEAPDRPQPAQVAMDEKAIEGRLEQLTGKGAERREGQQFYAREAGRVFAPRGEKGRPHLLLAQAGTGIGKTLGYLAPANLWSELSQGTVWVSTYTKNLQRQLRGESARAWPERRADGSRPVVVRKGRENYLCLLNLEDALQGGFGGRAAILAQLVARWAAYTQDGDMIGGDLPGWLGTLFRSRAIRSLTDQRGECVYAGCPHYRKCFIERAQRASAQADLVIANHALVMVNAARGRDHAQRPTRIVFDEGHHVFDAADSTFSAALTGAEAIELKRWIMGPERGSKGRRRGLAARLADVSGYDEEGGDAVAAAIEAAEALPGEGWMQRLIEGIPSGPIEELLGAVRSLTYARDESGQEAGYGIETEAAQLEGNFVELAQQAADALAAIRQPLMKLSVRLEKLFEDGPDWLDAQGRARIEGARYALGWRIDTIAAWEALLDRLGGPADPDFVDWLAVDRSDAREFDIGIHRHFLDPMKPFAKVVLEPSHGVMLTSATLRDADDWTEAVARSGANHLDNEPLLAAAESPFDYANRAEVLIVTDVKKGDLAGLAGAYARVIEACGGGVLGLFTAIRRLRAVHGRIADRLAREGLPLYAQHVDPIDTGTLVDIFRDDPRASLLGTDALRDGVDVPGESLRCVVMEQVPWPKPSILHRARRAANGGGAYDDRIIRARLAQAFGRLIRSKEDKGHFIVMSPAFPSRLLTAFPPGTPVLRLPLAEALDRVALGIGAPDPERAASLEGEQTG; encoded by the coding sequence ATGCTCGCCGCACTCCCCCTTCCCGCCATCCATGCCAGCCATGCCGGCACCTGGCTGCGCGAGGCGAATGGCGAGACGCGCAGCTGCGGCAAGGGCGCGGCGGTCAATGCCGCGGCCGATACGCCGCTGCTTGTGCTGAACGCGCCGCTGGTGGCCACCCGGCTCGGCTATCCGGACCTCAGCGGGCTGGACCTGCTGGAGCTGTACGCCTTCGTCCATCCCGCCAAGTTCGTCGTGCCCACGCCCAAGGGGCTGGCGCAGGCGCTAGACCTGCCGGAAGCGGAAGGCGACGCGGATGTGCCGCTGCTGCTGCAACGCGCGGCCTCGCGCCTGCTGGAACATTGCGAGGCGGAAGACTGGGAGGAGCGGGAGGGCGCATGGTCCTCGCTCCAGTCGCTAGGCCGCATGCGCTGGCCCTGGGCGCAGGTCATCGCGCCGCATGTCCGCAAGCCGGACCGGGCGGAGAAGTGGCTTTTTTCCACCCTGCCCGAATGGGAAGAAGCGCCAGACCGCCCTCAGCCCGCGCAGGTTGCGATGGACGAAAAGGCCATCGAGGGCCGGCTGGAGCAGCTGACGGGCAAAGGGGCAGAACGGCGCGAGGGGCAGCAGTTCTATGCGCGCGAGGCGGGCCGCGTCTTCGCGCCGCGCGGCGAAAAGGGCCGCCCGCATCTCCTGCTGGCACAGGCCGGGACCGGGATCGGCAAGACATTGGGCTACCTTGCCCCGGCAAATTTGTGGAGCGAGCTATCACAGGGCACGGTCTGGGTCAGCACTTACACCAAGAACCTCCAGCGCCAGCTGCGCGGTGAAAGCGCGCGGGCGTGGCCGGAACGGCGCGCGGACGGATCGCGCCCCGTTGTCGTGCGCAAGGGGCGGGAGAATTACCTCTGCCTGCTGAATCTGGAGGATGCGCTGCAGGGCGGCTTCGGCGGCCGTGCGGCGATCCTGGCGCAGCTGGTGGCGCGCTGGGCGGCCTATACGCAGGATGGCGACATGATCGGCGGGGACCTGCCCGGCTGGCTGGGCACGCTGTTCCGCAGCCGCGCGATCCGCAGCCTGACAGACCAGCGCGGCGAATGCGTCTATGCCGGGTGCCCGCATTACCGCAAATGCTTCATCGAACGCGCCCAGCGGGCGAGCGCGCAAGCGGACCTGGTTATCGCCAACCATGCGCTGGTGATGGTCAACGCGGCGCGCGGAAGGGATCATGCGCAGCGCCCGACGCGCATCGTGTTCGACGAGGGACACCATGTCTTCGACGCCGCCGACAGCACATTTTCCGCCGCTCTAACGGGGGCGGAGGCGATCGAGCTGAAGCGCTGGATCATGGGGCCGGAACGAGGCAGCAAGGGCCGCAGGCGCGGGCTGGCAGCGCGGCTGGCCGATGTTTCCGGCTATGACGAGGAAGGCGGCGATGCAGTCGCCGCAGCCATCGAGGCGGCAGAGGCCCTGCCCGGCGAAGGCTGGATGCAACGCCTGATCGAAGGCATCCCGTCGGGCCCGATCGAGGAACTGCTCGGCGCGGTCCGCTCGCTGACCTATGCGCGCGATGAGAGCGGGCAGGAGGCGGGCTACGGTATCGAGACCGAGGCCGCGCAGCTCGAAGGCAATTTCGTGGAACTGGCGCAGCAGGCGGCGGACGCGCTGGCCGCAATCCGCCAGCCACTGATGAAGCTCTCCGTGCGGCTGGAAAAGCTGTTCGAGGACGGGCCGGACTGGCTCGACGCGCAGGGCCGCGCGCGGATCGAAGGGGCACGCTACGCGCTCGGCTGGCGGATCGACACCATTGCTGCGTGGGAAGCGCTGCTGGACCGGCTGGGTGGCCCGGCGGACCCGGACTTCGTGGACTGGCTGGCGGTCGACCGCAGCGACGCGCGCGAATTCGACATCGGCATCCACCGCCATTTCCTCGACCCGATGAAACCGTTCGCCAAGGTGGTGCTGGAACCCTCGCACGGAGTGATGCTGACCAGCGCCACACTGCGCGATGCGGACGACTGGACCGAGGCCGTGGCCCGCTCCGGCGCAAACCATCTCGATAACGAGCCGCTGCTGGCGGCGGCGGAAAGCCCATTCGATTACGCCAACCGCGCCGAAGTCCTGATTGTCACCGATGTGAAGAAAGGCGATCTTGCGGGCCTGGCAGGCGCCTATGCCCGCGTGATCGAGGCCTGCGGCGGCGGCGTGCTGGGGCTGTTCACCGCAATCCGCCGACTGCGCGCGGTGCACGGACGCATCGCGGACCGCTTGGCGCGCGAAGGCCTGCCGCTTTACGCCCAGCATGTGGACCCGATCGACACGGGCACGCTGGTGGACATCTTCCGCGACGATCCGCGCGCCAGCCTTCTGGGCACCGACGCCCTGCGCGATGGCGTGGACGTGCCGGGCGAGAGCCTTCGCTGCGTGGTCATGGAGCAGGTGCCCTGGCCCAAGCCCAGCATCCTTCACCGCGCGCGGCGCGCGGCCAATGGCGGCGGCGCTTATGACGACCGGATCATCCGTGCCCGGCTGGCGCAGGCCTTCGGGCGGCTGATCCGCAGCAAGGAGGACAAGGGCCATTTCATCGTAATGTCGCCCGCTTTCCCCAGCCGACTTCTCACCGCATTCCCGCCCGGCACGCCGGTGCTGCGCCTTCCGCTTGCGGAGGCCCTAGACCGCGTGGCATTGGGGATCGGCGCGCCCGATCCCGAACGCGCCGCGAGTCTCGAAGGAGAGCAGACCGGATGA
- a CDS encoding SixA phosphatase family protein has product MKRLGLLRHAKSDWDDIAKRDFDRGLNDRGRRGAKLIGEHIRDYGLKWDSIRASTAARVRQTLEGAALAPEPHFSDELYLADSPTIFAIAAAEDDAVTNLLVAAHNPGLHEMVFRLVDSESEDAKFDALADKFPTATYAVFELSIEKWEDIGPGCGRLIHFARPRDLDPELGPIGGR; this is encoded by the coding sequence ATGAAACGCCTCGGCCTCCTGCGCCATGCCAAGTCGGACTGGGACGATATCGCCAAGCGTGATTTCGACCGCGGGCTGAACGATCGCGGGCGCCGCGGGGCGAAGCTGATCGGGGAGCATATTCGCGATTACGGCCTCAAGTGGGACAGCATCCGCGCCAGCACCGCCGCGCGCGTGCGCCAGACGCTGGAAGGTGCCGCGCTGGCGCCAGAGCCGCACTTCTCCGACGAGCTTTACCTTGCCGACAGCCCCACCATCTTCGCCATCGCCGCAGCGGAAGACGACGCGGTCACCAATCTGCTGGTCGCGGCGCACAATCCTGGGCTGCACGAGATGGTCTTCCGCCTGGTCGACAGCGAATCGGAAGATGCCAAGTTCGATGCGCTGGCAGACAAGTTCCCCACCGCGACTTACGCCGTGTTCGAGCTTTCGATCGAAAAGTGGGAAGACATCGGGCCGGGATGCGGCAGGCTGATCCATTTCGCCCGCCCGCGCGATCTCGATCCGGAACTGGGCCCAATCGGCGGCCGGTAA
- a CDS encoding mechanosensitive ion channel family protein, producing MNYIALLRDELQGMAAGFVAALPNIAIAIVVLILTWLVARFAVKIADMLIGKTSLRPSLRNLIETMVKLFIWLLGIMLALIVAIPGFTPAGLIAGLGIGALAIGFAFQDIFENFMAGVLIMLREKMRIGDLIEVEGVRGKVEHITLRETHIRQLSNELTIMPNAMLFKNAVQILTDESVRRNEVVVGVSYDTDLEHAQKVIYEAMETVDAVVKDKPVIVYAQEFGASSVDFLVQWYAQSAARDLRQTKSEAIKAIKKALDNAGIEIPFPYVTHTFKEVVPVGEKGDLGSTGTGGD from the coding sequence ATGAATTACATCGCCCTCCTGCGCGACGAGCTGCAGGGCATGGCCGCAGGCTTCGTAGCCGCACTGCCGAATATCGCCATCGCCATTGTCGTGCTGATCCTGACCTGGCTGGTGGCCAGGTTCGCCGTGAAGATCGCAGACATGCTGATAGGCAAGACCAGCCTGCGCCCGTCATTGCGCAATCTGATAGAAACCATGGTGAAGCTGTTCATCTGGCTGCTGGGCATCATGCTCGCGCTAATCGTGGCCATCCCCGGCTTCACGCCCGCTGGCCTCATCGCAGGCCTTGGCATCGGCGCCCTGGCCATCGGCTTCGCCTTCCAGGACATTTTCGAGAACTTCATGGCTGGCGTGCTGATCATGCTGCGCGAAAAGATGCGCATCGGCGACCTGATCGAAGTGGAAGGCGTGCGCGGCAAGGTGGAACACATCACCCTGCGCGAAACGCATATCCGCCAGCTTTCGAACGAGCTGACCATCATGCCCAACGCCATGCTGTTCAAGAATGCGGTTCAGATCCTGACTGATGAGAGCGTTCGCCGGAACGAGGTGGTCGTGGGCGTGTCCTACGATACCGACCTCGAGCATGCGCAGAAGGTGATCTACGAAGCGATGGAAACCGTGGATGCGGTGGTGAAGGACAAGCCCGTGATCGTTTACGCGCAGGAATTCGGCGCCAGCAGCGTCGACTTCCTCGTCCAGTGGTACGCCCAGTCCGCCGCGCGCGACCTGCGCCAGACCAAGAGCGAGGCCATCAAGGCGATCAAGAAGGCCCTCGACAATGCCGGTATCGAGATCCCCTTCCCCTACGTCACGCACACTTTCAAGGAAGTGGTGCCGGTAGGCGAAAAGGGCGATCTTGGCAGCACGGGTACGGGCGGCGACTAA
- a CDS encoding prolyl hydroxylase family protein, translated as MADTNTRHSGKIPDQGALRAVGKRVRERLADNPAAYKLPTDRAEIWAVGAFYSPAECERLRDMIDGVARPSSVYEGAEDDDYRTSSSGDVDRDDPFVRKISRRIDDFLGLDSGWGEAIQGQRYLPGQQFKPHHDWFHQDSSYWDREMARGGQRCITAMAFLNDVEEGGTTDFTEVGLSVTPQTGALLVWNNADADGVPNLDTMHAGTPVIRGVKYIFTRWYRTRDWN; from the coding sequence ATGGCTGACACGAACACACGGCACAGCGGCAAGATACCGGACCAGGGCGCGTTGCGCGCGGTGGGCAAGCGGGTGCGGGAGCGGCTGGCGGACAATCCGGCGGCTTACAAGCTGCCAACGGACCGCGCGGAAATCTGGGCCGTGGGCGCGTTCTACAGCCCCGCCGAATGCGAGCGGCTGCGCGACATGATCGACGGCGTGGCACGCCCCAGCAGTGTCTATGAAGGCGCGGAAGACGATGATTACCGCACGTCTTCTTCTGGCGATGTGGACCGCGACGATCCCTTCGTGCGCAAGATCTCTCGCCGGATCGACGACTTCCTAGGCTTGGACAGTGGCTGGGGCGAAGCGATCCAGGGCCAGCGATACCTGCCGGGGCAGCAGTTCAAACCGCACCACGACTGGTTCCACCAGGACAGCTCCTATTGGGACAGGGAAATGGCGCGTGGCGGGCAGCGATGCATCACGGCGATGGCGTTCCTCAACGATGTGGAGGAAGGCGGTACAACCGATTTTACCGAAGTCGGCCTGTCCGTCACGCCGCAGACCGGCGCATTGCTGGTGTGGAACAATGCCGATGCCGACGGCGTGCCCAATCTCGACACCATGCATGCCGGAACGCCCGTGATCCGCGGGGTGAAGTACATCTTCACCCGCTGGTATCGCACGCGTGACTGGAACTGA
- a CDS encoding lysine--tRNA ligase, protein MSMTELMEAARVSKAWPFQEAQRLLKRYPEGAKPDGSPILFETGYGPSGLPHIGTFQEVLRTTLVRRAFEALIGAKPEDGKTRLVAFSDDMDGLRKVPDNVPQQDLLTANLHKPLSRVPNPFETEYDSFAAHNNAMLRAFLDRFGFDYEFVAASEKYNSGAFDEALRGVLANNQAILDIMLPTLRAERAATYSPIMPISEQTGHVLQVPVEVVDAAAGTIRFTDEDGTVTEQSALGGKAKLQWKVDFAMRWVALGVDYEMYGKDLTDTGLQSGKIAKVLGGRKPEGLIYELFLDENGEKISKSKGNGLTIEQWLEYGSEESLGFYIFPNPKSAKSLHGGVIPRAVDDYWQFRERLAEQELDKQLGNPVWHLARANGGFEGSEAPGAGDTLPVTYSLLLNLVGVLGAEATEEQVWNYLLSYDEKAYGVGFNEGASQEAQFDVEQTIRKLIRTALAYNRDFVAPHLVKRAPNASEAEALRALDAYLADAAEDTSAEDLQTQVYEIGKREEFGFENLRDWFKALYETLLGSEQGPRMGSFIALYGIANSRKLIAEALAKA, encoded by the coding sequence ATGAGCATGACCGAACTGATGGAAGCCGCACGCGTATCCAAGGCCTGGCCGTTCCAGGAGGCGCAGCGGCTGCTCAAACGTTATCCCGAAGGCGCGAAGCCCGACGGATCGCCCATCCTGTTCGAGACCGGTTATGGCCCCAGCGGCCTGCCGCATATCGGCACCTTCCAGGAAGTGCTGCGCACAACGCTGGTCCGCCGCGCATTCGAGGCACTGATCGGCGCGAAGCCGGAAGACGGCAAGACGCGGCTGGTGGCCTTCAGCGACGACATGGACGGCCTGCGCAAGGTGCCGGACAACGTGCCGCAGCAGGACCTGCTGACCGCCAACCTGCACAAGCCCCTCAGCCGCGTGCCCAACCCTTTTGAGACAGAGTACGACAGCTTCGCTGCGCACAATAACGCGATGCTGCGCGCCTTCCTCGACCGCTTCGGCTTCGATTACGAATTCGTCGCGGCGAGCGAGAAGTACAATTCCGGCGCCTTCGACGAGGCATTGCGCGGCGTGCTGGCGAACAACCAGGCGATCCTGGACATCATGCTGCCCACGCTGCGGGCCGAGCGCGCTGCGACCTATTCCCCCATCATGCCGATCAGCGAGCAGACGGGCCACGTGCTGCAGGTTCCGGTGGAGGTGGTGGACGCCGCGGCCGGTACGATCCGATTCACGGATGAGGACGGCACGGTGACCGAGCAGTCCGCGCTGGGCGGCAAGGCGAAGCTGCAGTGGAAGGTGGACTTCGCCATGCGCTGGGTCGCGCTGGGCGTCGATTACGAGATGTATGGCAAGGACCTGACCGACACCGGCCTCCAGTCCGGCAAGATCGCGAAGGTGCTGGGCGGCCGCAAGCCGGAAGGCCTGATTTACGAGCTGTTCCTGGACGAGAATGGCGAGAAGATCTCCAAGTCCAAGGGCAACGGCCTGACGATCGAGCAATGGCTGGAATACGGCAGCGAGGAGAGCCTCGGCTTCTACATCTTCCCCAATCCCAAGAGCGCGAAGAGCCTGCATGGCGGCGTGATCCCGCGCGCGGTAGATGACTACTGGCAGTTCCGCGAACGGCTGGCGGAGCAGGAGCTGGACAAGCAGCTGGGCAACCCGGTCTGGCACCTGGCGCGCGCCAATGGCGGGTTCGAGGGATCGGAAGCGCCAGGGGCGGGCGATACGCTGCCGGTCACCTATTCGCTGCTGCTGAACCTTGTCGGCGTGTTGGGTGCGGAAGCAACGGAAGAGCAAGTTTGGAATTACCTGCTCTCATACGATGAAAAGGCTTATGGGGTTGGTTTCAATGAAGGTGCTTCGCAAGAAGCACAGTTCGATGTCGAGCAAACCATCAGGAAGCTGATCCGGACCGCGCTCGCCTACAACCGCGACTTCGTCGCCCCGCACCTCGTGAAGCGCGCGCCCAATGCCAGCGAGGCGGAAGCGCTGCGGGCGCTGGATGCGTATCTGGCGGATGCGGCAGAGGACACTTCGGCCGAAGACCTGCAGACGCAGGTGTATGAGATCGGCAAGCGCGAGGAATTCGGCTTCGAGAACCTGCGCGACTGGTTCAAGGCGCTGTACGAGACCTTGCTGGGCAGTGAGCAGGGCCCGCGCATGGGCAGCTTTATCGCGCTCTACGGCATCGCCAACAGCCGCAAGCTGATCGCCGAGGCGCTGGCCAAGGCCTGA
- a CDS encoding integration host factor subunit alpha: MFRPFVTTYPKGRTETEYRSTMMRSVGTLTRADLADSVNRKLGFSRAESLALVESILDKMCDAMVDGENVKISGFGTFVLRDKKERIGRNPKTGVEVPITSRRVLTFRASKKLKDRVAAA, encoded by the coding sequence ATTTTCCGTCCATTCGTTACAACGTACCCAAAGGGTCGCACCGAAACGGAGTACCGCTCGACCATGATGCGTTCTGTAGGAACCCTTACCCGCGCCGATCTGGCGGACAGCGTGAACCGCAAGCTCGGTTTCTCCCGCGCCGAAAGCCTCGCGCTCGTGGAATCGATCCTCGACAAGATGTGCGACGCTATGGTTGATGGTGAAAACGTCAAGATTTCCGGCTTCGGCACCTTTGTCCTGCGGGACAAGAAGGAACGGATCGGCCGCAATCCCAAGACCGGCGTCGAAGTGCCCATCACATCGCGCCGCGTGCTGACTTTCCGCGCCAGCAAGAAACTGAAAGACAGGGTCGCCGCCGCGTGA
- a CDS encoding MerR family transcriptional regulator, with the protein MSRAGVSAPVFNDGKADDALRTIGEVAAALGLKPHVLRYWEQQFPMLDPLKRSGGRRYYRKDDVALIQRIDRLVNAEGYTLKGAKQALHTDDGLADAPLSAAPAKEPAEAGGSSEMLVQLKAIRARLAAALEA; encoded by the coding sequence GTGAGCAGGGCCGGCGTATCCGCGCCCGTCTTCAATGACGGCAAGGCGGACGATGCGCTGCGTACGATTGGCGAAGTTGCCGCCGCACTCGGCCTGAAGCCGCATGTGTTGCGGTATTGGGAACAGCAATTCCCCATGCTCGATCCGCTGAAGCGCAGCGGCGGGCGGCGCTATTACCGCAAGGACGATGTCGCCCTGATCCAGCGGATAGACCGGCTGGTGAATGCCGAGGGTTATACGCTGAAAGGTGCGAAGCAGGCGCTGCATACGGATGACGGGCTGGCCGACGCGCCGCTGAGTGCTGCGCCGGCGAAGGAGCCTGCCGAAGCGGGCGGATCATCTGAAATGCTGGTGCAGCTGAAGGCCATCCGCGCCCGGCTGGCCGCCGCGCTGGAGGCCTGA